The Poecilia reticulata strain Guanapo linkage group LG4, Guppy_female_1.0+MT, whole genome shotgun sequence genomic interval TTTATGCCAAAAATTGGCTTTTCATAGCCTTAGGATGACTCTTTTATTCCCTGATAAGAATTCAGATTATTCAGGTAAATGTATTGCTCTTCTTAAGCTGCACTgtttattgtataaaaatgtcaacattttaaaaaccagtatTGTTTATATGTTACCGTCAGCATACTCTTATAAATATGAATGttatatgcaaataaaatgttcatattaaaTAACTTCTTTGTCTATGTGTGAATAAAAGTGTCAAACTTACTTTGAAAACAGATCATATCCAACTAATTTCTGGTGGATCGTAACTAGCTGCTTATGACTATTACTGTCTTAACAATTCCTGCCTTACTTTACAATTCCAGCCTCTTTAAATGCTagcaatcaaaaataatttttcaattaaCAACAAGCTGGAACTGCTGAACACCTCAACTCCTCATACAGCATCTATTACTTAACctgataaattaattttaatgttggTGTTTCTAGGTAGCTTTTAAACCATCCACGCAAGTAATATCTCACTGGTTCCTATCTAGCCAAATTTGTTAGTTTATCAAAAAACATACTACATGGGTATAAAcattagaaaatgaaatgaattttaGGAAACATCAAGTCCTACCACATTTTGTAACTTTGACTGTCACTTTTTGAACTGTGTACCATTTTGTCACAGTGCACCATTTACTCAATAGAGTTAAAGtggccattttgttttatttgttttgaccATTTCTAATAATGAACTAACCAGCTGGGGATGCTTTGAGTGCCCCATGTGGTCAAATAGTTAATAGCTACATTAATCAGAAAGTAGGTTGAGCTGTTATCAGTTGTAGCCAGTTCAAGACTCCAGGATGTGAACCTACAGAGTAACGTGACGCTGCGTAATATCACTGCTGAGATATCAGCATTAGCGCAACGTCTTGGCACAGATTTTTCACCATACAGAAAAGAAATCTGTGACTTAAGCTAGTGATCAAATGCCAGTTATTTTTATACCATGTGAATACAGGAATTTACAACAAAACtacaatttttcaactttatttaccTTGCATATTGGAGAGTTTACAGAAggggttttcacattttctgcaaattctTTACATACCTGAGATACTTGGCCAAATCAAACACTTATTGTGGCTGTTTCCCATAAACAGGCCTTGCACATTTGGCATTTGCACGGACAAGTGTGCAAATCAGTAACTCATAGGAAACAAGCCAAGAGAcgctttttaaaaagatttgacaCACTAAACCAATCGCTAAGTAATCTTAAAGGGGCGGAATTATGtactttccaggcacatggtgccattttatggCACAATCGAGTAACTATGTTACtgtcagttgttataaaaatgctgtatatatccaacatgacttgaaagaaatttgacttcgcAATTAAATTCTTGatattgggcctctgtctctttaagaagctcctgttcttggggttgctgtggtggcgcaggggcaaagcacaacccacgtattgaggccttggtcctcatggcggtggtcgcaggctcgattcccggcctgacgacatttgccgcatgtcttccccctctctcataaccctctttcttgtcaaactactttcaaataaaggccactagagccaacaaaaccttaaaaaaaaagaagctcctgttctttttGAAACTCAGCCTTCAGGAAGACATCACAACGTTTCTCCATAAAGCCACTTACAGCTGTCTATAGGAGCATCTCAATGAGATGTAGTTTACTAATTGCTATTGCCACGAGTGTGGAGGAGCTGAAAGGagtggaaaatgtgtttatgtacccacaatggttgccatgggagattcaaggattacTCAAACAAACgttaaagaaaaagcaacactccaggtgtgtttttgatgagggaataacatcataacatgatgtaaagcgaaaacaaaatgtcaattttacataacactgcccctttaaaacacTTAGCCAACACCATAACATCAGGATCACAGCAAACGATATTTAGTCCATATCCGCTACAGGAGGCACGGCACAAAGGTTTCAATCATAAAATGAACTGAAGGTCAGTGAGCAGGTAATATAAAAGGCTTCTTCAACTCAGTCAATCGCAGCCAAGGAGCACCGTCAGGCCCAGTGAGGACTAAATACTGCTACATTTCCAAAAACGTCAGAGGCATCAGAAGTCAAACTAACTTCATAAATATACTTTACGTGCTACACGTAAGCGCACTTTCACAGTTTCACAAACgggtttttgccttttttcagaaccagaacatgagGGGATGGGAGAAGGCTGAACTTATTTGGGATTTCTAATGCCTACAAGTGACAAGGTTACAAAGCAAGCGAGGGCTAAGCGTGGAAGGCCAACAGTGGAGTTTGTCTGTGAGAGACTCATTAGGCACAGAATTATtattgcagcattttgtttgttgttgtttttggtggtattcccttttttgtttctttcccacacagacagaaaactcTCTTTGGAAATCCATTACAGCATTCCAAAACCTTTGGCGTAAGTGATGGCCTTGAGGAGTCTCTCTTTCAGTTTGTCCTTGGAGGAGTATTCAGGGAGCAGCAAGGCGTTGAAGCAGGTGTGGGAGGTTGGTAGTCTGCAATGAAccgcaaaaaaataaaaataaaaaacgtttaTTTGAGATGAGTGTGTTGGAATTCAACGGGAAGTTGCCTGGACCAGTTGTACCTGTCTGAATCGGAGCCGTTCTTCGCGATGATCATCTTTAATTTACCGAGACCTCCAACCGGAGCTCTGTCTGTTCCCGTGGTGAACTGGAGAAAAAGTCGTTTCTGCTCCTCTCCAAAAGAGTGGATGGTTTCCCAGAAGTCTCTGCAGCCAAAAACGAACATTAATTCAGAATTCCTTTGCAttctgcatgtaaaaaaaaaaaaaagatattccaGAGTtgtcagtgttttaaaatgctaaacttCACTATGGCTTTATGGCATATATTTCCACTTTAATATGGAACCTGGAGAAATTAGAAACTAGAATGAAAGGAGGACACTAGAGTGGACAGAAGAAACAAAGGACATAATGAAAGAAGAAGTAGAAGGTTTCAGTATTTTGGTGACACATggaataaagtctggaaatacaaatatttttccatactTATCCAGATCTTCAAAGTACTCAAATCAAATTCCATACTGCATATGAATCAGATTCAATTTATAACATAAATTTCCAAGTTGTAACATTAATCCAATTGTCCTTGAGAGGAATATCACTGACTAACACTGGAGGTTGACTTTGAAAAACATCTTGCActcttataaaaaaaagcagctgtcCACAATAGGGACATCTTTTATGTGGTTCCCCcccaaaattagaaaataatctTGTTCTGTTGAGAAAATGATCCCTCGCGTGGTCTTAGTGTGACGCTCAGGAGGACAACGGAAAATGACGGTTGGACGGCGAAccatcagaccgtcagttcATGAAACAATAACTGAGTgttatcagaaaatatttttatgttcttaCTCAAAAGATCCCATtagtacaaaataatttttaaaaaatcaagttttcataattccttgtttttttaGTGTCTCCAATAAAACCACGAGAACATTTACAGCTGAGACAAAAGTTAAAGACATTGAATGGACTTACTTGATAATTTGACTGTCCTTAGTGTAACCTCCGTCATATTCTGTTGTCTTTTCAAGTGCTTCAAAATCAAGTTTCtaaggaaaaaagagagaacttATATTATCAGTTCTTAATACTTTGTATTCTTTTCTTAAACTATGAGACTAAAGGATGCAGTTTTATAAGAGGAATGTCTGTACAATATAGCTAAATACTTAGAATACAAAGACTTGTTTGGAAAGTTAATCAATAACTTCACTTTTCCATAACACAGTTTATGACCTTCACAGGAGCAGTAGCTGAGGGTAAAACCACTGTGGTCATTCTTACGACTTACAAACGTTCACAtccattttccatgttttgatgCGACATAACTACAAACTTTTGTTACCTGAAAACCAACTCGATAAACGTTCACACTCCAGGTAGCCATTTTGGCTCTTAGCCAAAGGCttttagagccacaaatgttacacgacattttgaaaaaagttaatttataattattattttggataaatatttgttatttttatagaaattctatttttatttcaactttccgggtttaaactaaagaaaaaaaacttttgttcttCTATGGGATGTGGATATTTTTGAacaactatgtaaaaaaaaacaacaactagtTTTCAACCTTtaagatataaagaaaaaagatctaAAAGTACTTCTGGTActttcagtgtcattattttgtggaaatttaaTGCAGTTGTTCATTGAAAAACTGCTAATGTGACGAAATGTGGAAAAGGaattgtgaatacttttgcttcATGATGTCAAATTAAGAACATTTAAGATTTGCTTCCAAACTtaattttatggaaaaaaaacactacgtttttatttaaagtctaGGCATTAGATTTTCTAAATTGCATAAAACTAGTCAcaaaattagttattttgttttctatttagtTTCAATTCATTGCCAAATTAAAAATGGAGattgctaattttttttctcaccctgCTCCCACAGATCAGAAGCTCGACTTCCTCCGGTCTGAACAAGTATTTGAGCGGCGACTCACTTGTGACCATCAGGAAACCTTTCTTAAAGGCTTTGAATTGGCTCTCCACACTTTTGTTCAGGATGTAGTCTGCATACAGATGAACAAATTcctatcacacacacacacgcacacacacacacacacacacacacacacacacacacacacacacacacacacacacacacagagaaagaaagaacaattatttttaagaagttcaaacatttcattgtagttttgttgttttctttcttgaaaTGACAAGTCGGTGTGGGGTTGTTGCCCTGGTTACTGTCCAGGATGTTCAGCTGAGCTTGTGGGTTATTTCATTTAGTTCTTATTCCTGTTTTTGTAATTGTGAAACACACCTAATTCAAAGGAGGAACCAACATGTTCTATATCTGTGTAGCTAGACGTAAAACCAGTGACTTTGGAATAGAAGATACTTTAAGTCAGGATTCAGATCTGGGAATAACCACAAAACTGACCGCCTATGTTGGGGAATGTGTaggatttatttctttaaaatctggTCTGATAATAGAATCTAAGTGGAAGTCACACAGAAATCTTTTCAGACTCTACGGAAATGATGCCCCagttgaaaataatgaaaacaacgAGCATAAAATTAGAAATTTACATCACTAAACCAGTgttcaaaaaatttgaaggtgCGGTTTATAGCATGGTGCACtcatagtctggaaaatacgtaattggtcttaaaatatagatttttaaaacgaattaattatctgcaaataatgccatctttgagtgtctttgctgtagtagtgactagtggcgtaatcatgtaattttattatcactacatggcagtaggtacagagcaatttacattaaaacaagagaattagtgatgcatggatgttactacattcatgcatcacacaccacagtgttgtggtactgttcagatgtatttttgaagtggacatgttaagtgcaatttgaaataagaaatgtaaaatatgataaaaataaatttttgtgtttatttgattcctatttaagacactttgataaggatgactatatatgtaatataggcggctacagagtttgtttacattttaggtTGGTGGTGTtcctcgtgattttttcaattaaaacaatgtacggtaccttggctcaaaaaaggttgaaaaacactgttctaAACTGAGGATTACaaccttttatatatataaaatgtaaaagaagtgTTGGCCACAACCACAGAGAAGCTGGACTTTAAACACAGCTCACCTGCCTGTTATCCTTGGTAATGGGGATCTGGTCCCCCTTATCCTTCAGGTCATATAGTATGGGGTTTCCAAAAAGATCTGTGTGCGATATCTGGAAGGTGAGCATCATGTCCTCCTCCAGGCTGCCGCTGTACTCCAGCACTTCCTTCAGACTTTGGTAGAGAACCTGCCACAGCAGAAACATGAGATCTGAAGGGCTACTGTAGATctgaaacttgaaaaaaaaactgcattttctttttagaggagtaattcacattttttaatctgaaaattccTGAAATTTTCAGCCTCAAATTCCAGACTTCCAAGCCTTTCACATTTGCTTTCCCTGATATTCTTACATAAATAATCAGTCTTTAATCAGGCTTTTCTgggaaaacagaaactggaagGAAGAAAGTAGGAAAGaacgaaaagaaagaaggaaggaaagaatgaaTTAAGTAAGGAAGCAAGGAAAGAAAGAGGTGGACGAAAGGAAAAACTAGAAGTAGGATACAAGGACGAAGAGAAGGTAGGGAGGAAGGAATGACACAAGGAGTGAATAGAAGTAGAATAGAAGGAAGAAGTTAAGAAGGAGctaagaaggaaataaaataaagtaaagaagGAAAGGATAACATAAGGAAAGAACAGGCgtagggaaaaaagaaaaggaaatacaGTAAGAATGGAAGGACACAACATAAAGCAAGAATAAATATTGGACTCAAGGAAGAAAGGGAAGCTTCAGGAACCCTGCCGGTAAAATGTCAACACATCCACATGAACATGTAGCTTCATATAGAAAAATTTAGTGTACTGGATGTGAGTCTGACAGATCCAGGAAGGTTCCTTTCTTGCCCATCAGCTTCCTGTAGACGACCATGGGGAAATGAACATCCAGGATGCAGTTGTTGTAAATGGCGAGCCCCAGAACGATCCCAATAAGCGTATACTGCGCTTCGTTCTCCAACGAGGATGAGTTAAACCAGAAAAGCTTGGTGTCATTGTCGTAGGTAAACATCCCTGTTAAGAAAGTCATTTTACAAACAAGTGAATGTAAGTATTTGATGTTTTCTACAACGTGAACAAAACTCAATAGATGCAAAACGCATGCATtaagcttttaataaaaaacattgtttcaagTCTAACCTATGTCCAGATTAAAGATTTCCTCCAATACCAATTGGAAGAACTCTTTCGACACTCCTCCTTCGTCTACGCCTTGTTCGCCCTCGAACTCAACATACAGCTGCTTCTTCAGGTCTGACGGGTTCTCCATGGAGATCATTTCCAGCTGCAAGAAATACAGTTACCATGTATTCACACACTGGGACCGCGCCAACCACGTTACATCCAATGCAAACCAACACCTCCGACGCCCCGAGACTCACTCTGACGAGGGCGTCGTCGATGATGTGGTCTCGGCGTACTTTGAGCTTCAGATAGGGGTTTGGCTGCTGGCCCTGCACCATGCTGTAGAGGGCAGTGAGGCGCCTCTCACTGTACATGCGGATCCTGTTGTCGTAATACAGCCCCTGGCTCTTGGTGATGACGCTGAGGATGAAGGGGCAGCTCTGGAAGGAAAACTTGGTTTCCGCATTGACTTTGAAGAAGGTAAAATCTTTGTCCATTTCAATCACTTCGTTCACCAATTCATTGACAAAATCCTCAAACGGGATGAGGGGTTTGACGCTGTCTACGGGGCGGACGCTCAGCTCCTTCTCCAGAGGGTCAACCCGCGGGCCCTTCTTGTAGAGCCGGTCTTCGCCCAGCAGCTCATGCAGCGTCAGTTCGTCCGACTCGGCATCTTCGTCGTCCTCCTCATTGTGCTCGACATCCACCTCCCCGCCAAGGATGCTTGCGTAGAAGACGACCCTCAAGCACTTGGTGGCAGCCACCACCGTCTCGTCGTCGTTTATCAGGTTTTCCGCGCCATATTCATTACTAACGACTGTGAAGGTGATGAGCTGCTGGAAGGTTTCCATCATACGGCGGACGTGCGGAAGGCCGAATATCGACCACAGCTTGGACAGGCGAGCGAGGGCGATGAGCGGCAGCTTGCTCATCGCCTTGCAGAACAGAGGTAACGCCACTTCCAGGTACTCCGGGCTGTGAAGGTTGCTGTTCTCCATCACTATGATGAAGATATTCAGATAATCTGGATTTGCTTCATACACATCAAGATATTCCAGGTCAAGTTCCACATTTGGAGTGAGGTAAATGAGGGCGTTGACCAGGGCAGACTCCACCTGGTCGATGGACAGGAGTTTGTCGTAGACCCTTCGAACTGCATCGATGTCTACCGAAGGCTCAAAGGAGTTGGGGATTCCGTTTGGAGTTTCATCGGGCGaggaagcagaggaggagagcTTCTTCTCTGACGACTGGTCGCTCTGTTTCTCTTCGTCTTTCGATTTAAGAGAATTGAGGGTTTTGGCAGCGGCACTTGGCTCTTCCTTCCGGAAACTCTTCATGAGAGCGTCCGCGTTGGAGAATATCCTGCCAATGACGCGGACGAGAGCAGAGTAGTTCCCTTCTTCCTCGCAGACACTCACTATCCTACACACGGTGTGCTCTGTGAGGTAGTGAACATCTACAATCGGAAACCAAACAGTTAAAAGCTACTTAAACACCACATCTGCGACAATCCATAGTCCGTTTTGAAAGTACCTGAGAATTCCTCGGTGCTCATCTCACGCCCCAGCCGAGAGTCTTCGTCAGGCCTGGACTCGACAGAGGGGTAATAGTCACAGAGTTTGGCGTTGACCTTGAACAGTTCCAGTGCTTTAGCAGCTGCCGCGTTGTTGCCCAGAGGTTGACAAGTCGAACAAGAGGCACAAAACTCATTGGTGCAGCTGCTATTTCCACAGCCCTCAGTCAACTGTTGAAAGTAGCGTTCAATTAACCGCTTTGCAGTTGCTCTGTTCCTGTGAGAACAAGGaataattatttacaatatAAGCAATGTACGAGTTTCAAACATGATCATCCTCCACCACCACAAACCTCAGAGTGTTTTATTTGAGTTGTATGTAATAGAACACCATGTCCTGTTACATACAAATGTAATGACTGTGAAGATGACGAAAAAATAAGAGATTTTGGAtttgttaaatttctttttaaagatgacCTTAACAAATATTAGCATTTGCATTCACTGAAATTTTTACCTTTGCAAAATAGCTAAAACTCCGTAAGACTGAATGGAGACCATCAGTTATCAAGTTCTACCACAACTTCCAAATGaattaggtctggactttgactaggttaTTCTGACACATGAATATGATCTAAACTGTTCTACTGTAGGTCtgactagattttattttggggacCTGAATACAAACGCTGATCTCCAAcgcatcattttccttcaactttacaattatgcactactatGTGCTGGTCtgagagaaaaagtgaaaaagttcaatgtaCTTTTCAACGTAAAATTCAAATGAGCTCAAGCATTTCcattgcatgatttattgtttttcccttt includes:
- the ube3a gene encoding ubiquitin-protein ligase E3A; protein product: MNRATAKRLIERYFQQLTEGCGNSSCTNEFCASCSTCQPLGNNAAAAKALELFKVNAKLCDYYPSVESRPDEDSRLGREMSTEEFSDVHYLTEHTVCRIVSVCEEEGNYSALVRVIGRIFSNADALMKSFRKEEPSAAAKTLNSLKSKDEEKQSDQSSEKKLSSSASSPDETPNGIPNSFEPSVDIDAVRRVYDKLLSIDQVESALVNALIYLTPNVELDLEYLDVYEANPDYLNIFIIVMENSNLHSPEYLEVALPLFCKAMSKLPLIALARLSKLWSIFGLPHVRRMMETFQQLITFTVVSNEYGAENLINDDETVVAATKCLRVVFYASILGGEVDVEHNEEDDEDAESDELTLHELLGEDRLYKKGPRVDPLEKELSVRPVDSVKPLIPFEDFVNELVNEVIEMDKDFTFFKVNAETKFSFQSCPFILSVITKSQGLYYDNRIRMYSERRLTALYSMVQGQQPNPYLKLKVRRDHIIDDALVRLEMISMENPSDLKKQLYVEFEGEQGVDEGGVSKEFFQLVLEEIFNLDIGMFTYDNDTKLFWFNSSSLENEAQYTLIGIVLGLAIYNNCILDVHFPMVVYRKLMGKKGTFLDLSDSHPVLYQSLKEVLEYSGSLEEDMMLTFQISHTDLFGNPILYDLKDKGDQIPITKDNRQEFVHLYADYILNKSVESQFKAFKKGFLMVTSESPLKYLFRPEEVELLICGSRKLDFEALEKTTEYDGGYTKDSQIIKDFWETIHSFGEEQKRLFLQFTTGTDRAPVGGLGKLKMIIAKNGSDSDRLPTSHTCFNALLLPEYSSKDKLKERLLKAITYAKGFGML